ACATTTGGAACGCGTTCCAAATGTGGAAGTGGGCTTGCCCGCGATGCGCGAAGCGCGGCTTTATTTTTTCAGGTCTTCAGCACCCTGCAATGGTTCGTCGCCCAGCAGCAAGTCCTTGTCGTGGCTGACCTGTTCTTCTTCGAACATACGCCAGGTGCGATCGCCTTCCACACCGAGCAATTCGACGAAGCGCCGCCCTTCGACCTTGTCGGTGACCTGGCCGATATAGCGCCCGGGTTCGCTGGCGCTGAGGGCCAGGTTGATCTTGCGATCCTTCTCCGGCTGGGTCGGGGAAATCAGGTTCAGCTCCAGGGTCGCCGGGTTGCTGTTGCCGCTCAGGTGCACCTCGACTTCACCGGTCAGCTCGTCCAGGTGCACTTTGGCACGCAGCTGCAGGGTCTGGGCCAGGAGCTCGCGGTCCAGGGAGCGGTTGATGCCCTTGCCGGCCTCGTAGTAATTGTCGTTGACCAGGTTGTCCGGGTTGTTCACCGCGATGGTGACCATGGACAAGGTCAAGGTCACCGAGCAGGCCAGGATCCCAACGATGATCCAGGGCCAGAGGTGCTTGTACCAGGGGCTTGCGGCAGTAGCTGCGGGCATTGTTGTGCTCTCTGTTTAACGGACTTGGGGGCCGATGAATCGGCTCTTGGCTTCAATACGAACACTGTCGTCATCGGCGTCGGTGAGGATGAATTTGACCTCGTTGGTACTCGACGGCAATTGCTCCGGCGCGCTCGACAACTCCACCGGCATACTGACGATATCGCCGGCGGCCACCTTGATTTCGCGCCGGCCTTGCAGCTTGAGGTCCGGCAGGCCTGCGGCGTCGAGCACGTAGGTGTGGTCGCGCTGGTCCTTGTTCATGATCTTCAGGCTGTAGACGTTTTCGATCCGCCCCTCGGCGTTTTCGCGGAACAGCACGCGGTCCTTGCTCACGTCGAAGCCCACCAGCGAGCGCATGAAAAACGCGCCGGCCAACAGGCCGATCATCGTCAGCAACACCAGTGCATAGCCAATCAAACGCGGGCGCAGCTTGTGGGTTTTCTGCCCGGACAGGTTGTGCTCGGTGGTGTAGCTGATCAGGCCGCGTGGGTATTCCATCTTGTCCATGATGTTGTCGCAGGCGTCGATACAGGCGGCGCAACCGATGCATTCGATTTGCAGGCCGTCGCGGATGTCAATACCGGTGGGGCACACCTGCACGCACATTGTGCAGTCGATGCAATCGCCCAGGCCCTGGGCCTTGTAGTCGATGCCCTTTTTACGCGGGCCGCGCACTTCGCCACGGCGCGGGTCGTAGGAGACGATCAGGGTGTCCTTGTCGAACATCACGCTCTGGAAGCGTGCATACGGGCACATGTAGATGCACACCTGCTCGCGTAACCAACCGGCGTTGCCGTAGGTGGCGAGGGTGAAGAAGCCGACCCAGAAATACGACCAGCCGTCGGCCTGGCCGGTGAAGAAGTCGAACACCAATTCGCGGATCGGCGAGAAGTAGCCGACGAAGGTCATGCCGGTGGCAAAGCCTATCAGCAGCCACAGCGTGTGCTTGCTGAATTTGCGCAGGAATTTGTTGGCGCCCATCGGGGCTTTGTCGAGTTTGATGCGCTGGTTGCGGTCGCCTTCGGTGACCTTTTCGCACCACATGAAAATCCACGTCCACACGCTTTGCGGGCAGGTATAGCCACACCACACGCGCCCGGCGTAGACCGTGATAAAGAACAGGCCAAACGCCGCAACAATGAGAATGCCCGAGAGCAGGATGAAGTCCTGGGGCCAGAAGGTCGCGCCAAAAATGAAGAATTTACGCTCCGGCAGGTTCCACCACACGGCCTGGTGGCCCCCCCAGTTCAGCCACACCGTGCCGAAGTAGAGCAGGAACAACGCGGCGCCACCGAGCATGCGTAAATTGCGGAACAGGCCGGTGAAGGCGCGGGTGTAGATTTTTTCTCGCGACGCGTAGAGGTCGACGGGCTGGTTCGTATTTTGGGCAGGCGGGGTAACGTCATGTACCGGTATCTGGTCGCTCATCATTGCATCCCACGGCGGTGGAGATTTGCCTCGGCCAGTACGTGCCAACCGGGGTCAAATTAAGGGTGTTGCAGTGGCGTAATGATACGCCCCCGATCCTTGGCAAAGGGTGCGACCTTTGGTCGCGTTGGGGGAAATCAATTGATGGTGTACGTGATCTGGATCAATTGACAGGGGAAGTATGGACGTTTTTGGCCAGTAAGCAGGTCATTCGTCCCATGGATTAATCAGCGACACCGGTGGACGTGAGGTCGGCTTTTTGACACCTCTTGTGCCTGGATTACTTCGCGGCTGGAAATAGTGGTAATGGTCATGAAATAACTTCCCTGAGTCAGGATTCAATGCAGATGCGTTACTACTTTGTTGTGGGGCTGCAAGCCCGATACAGTGGAAAGTCCTACATTGAATAGAGACTGGTCTAGCTGTTAGGCGCATTACATTCTTATCATCCAAGCGGTTTCTTTTTACACATGCTGAATTTTTTTGTAGGAACGAATTGTGTCGGTGCTGCCACTTACCCAGTACCAAATTTGGTTTGAAGTTTGGATGGTTCGTAAGGGGCGCTCTTGCAGGTGCTTTTTTATAAATTTTAATGAGTGTTCTTTAATATTATTTTTAGCTCAGGAGAGGTTCATGAGTGTAGCTTCTACTAATAGGTTGCCAGACTTGGCGACCCGCCAAGGAGTGGCACCTGCGGTAAATCCAGTGTCCGAAAATGCCTTCAAGGCTTTGAGCAATCGAGGCATGGCCGTTTATCTGAGCACTAATTTTTCCAAGTTTACTGACCTCAGGCAGCCAGGTGTCGTTACCCGCGAATCGTTGGAAACAGTAGCGCGCAGCGGCTCGCAGGAGGGGAGCGAAGCTCAGTTTTCGAAGTTTGCCCTTGCGCTGCTGGGTAATCCCGGGCTCATGGAAAAACTGGCACGCGGTGGCGATATTAATCGTGCGAGTGTCGCTGCCTTTATTCATCCTCAGAACGGCCACTTCAGCAGCAAGTCGGATCTCGATCTCACGTGGCATTTACTTAGTAATTTCAGCACTTTTTCCAAACCACACACGTTCGTCGTGGGGCGCAATGCCAGTGAGACGGAGAATGTGGTGACACGCGACACCCTGCAGCGGGTCAAAAACTCGAATAGTTCGAGTCGATACACTAACGAGCACAGACTGTTTGCAAGTGAGCTGCTGTTGCGCTCGTCGCTCGTCACTAAAATTCTGGATGGGTTAGGTGGGTCCGGGTTTGTAAATATGATTTCCCATACTGTGTTGAACGAATGGCTCACTCTGGGTAATCGCAGCAGGATATAAGCCTTGATCGGGCCGGGCGGCTCAAATAAAAAAGCCCCGCAAGTGCACACCTGCGGGGCTTGTTCTGCTGGGGAATGTTATTCGGTGTCAGCAGATTTATCGCCATGGGACAAGCTGTAAACATACGCCGCCAGCAAGTGCACTTTGTCATTGCCTTGCAACAGCTCCTGAGCAGGCATCTGGCCCTGACGGCCGTAACGGATGGTTTGCTGCAGTTGGGCGTAGCTCGAACCGTAGATAAATGCGCCCGGGTGAGTCAGGTCCGGTGCGCCCATTGCCGGGGTGCCTTTACCGGCAGGGCCGTGGCAGGCCACGCAGTTGGCGGCGAACAGTTTTGCGCCGTTGGCCACGTCGGCCTTGGCGCCTTCCGGCAGTTTGCGGCCATCGAGGTTGGTCACCACAAAACCGGCCACATCGGCCACGCCTTGCTCGCCGATGACTTCGGCCCAGGCCGGCATCACCGCATGGCGGCCTTTCATGATGGTTTCCTTGATGGTCGCCGGTTCGCCGCCCCAGCGCCAGTCGGCGTCAGTCAGGTTGGGGAAGCCGTAGGCGCCTTTGGCGTCGGAACCGTGGCATACCGAGCAGTTGGAGGCGAACAAACGGCCACCCATCTTCAGGGCTTGCGGGTCCTTGGCCACTTCTTCAATCGGCATCGCTGCGAATTTGGCGAAGATCGGCCCGAACTTGGCTTCCGACTTGGCCATTTCCTTTTCCCATTCATGCACGCCGGTCCAGCCGGTCTGGCCGTTGGCAAACGGGGTTTGCTTGTCGTTGTCGAGGTAGTTGTAGCCCGGCAGCAAGCCCTTCCAGTTGCCCAGGCCAGGGTACAGTGCCAGGTAGCCGAGGGCGAAAATGATGGTGCCGACGAACAGCATGAACCACCACTTGGGCAGCGGGTTGTCGTACTCCTCGATGCCGTCGAACGAGTGGCCGACCGTCTCGTCGGTTTGCTCGGCGCGCTGGCCCTTGCGGGTCGACAGCAGCAGCCAGGTCAGGGCGAAGATGGTACCCAGACTGAGGACTGTGACGTACAGACTCCAGAACGTAGTCATTCTTTGTTACTCCTAGAAGCTTGCTCGACGTGCTTGATGGCTTCGGGATCATCCGCAAAAGGCAGCATGGTCGCGTCGTCAAACTCCGACTTGCGCCGGGGGCTGAACACC
The genomic region above belongs to Pseudomonas poae and contains:
- a CDS encoding FixH family protein, producing the protein MPAATAASPWYKHLWPWIIVGILACSVTLTLSMVTIAVNNPDNLVNDNYYEAGKGINRSLDRELLAQTLQLRAKVHLDELTGEVEVHLSGNSNPATLELNLISPTQPEKDRKINLALSASEPGRYIGQVTDKVEGRRFVELLGVEGDRTWRMFEEEQVSHDKDLLLGDEPLQGAEDLKK
- the ccoG gene encoding cytochrome c oxidase accessory protein CcoG; translation: MSDQIPVHDVTPPAQNTNQPVDLYASREKIYTRAFTGLFRNLRMLGGAALFLLYFGTVWLNWGGHQAVWWNLPERKFFIFGATFWPQDFILLSGILIVAAFGLFFITVYAGRVWCGYTCPQSVWTWIFMWCEKVTEGDRNQRIKLDKAPMGANKFLRKFSKHTLWLLIGFATGMTFVGYFSPIRELVFDFFTGQADGWSYFWVGFFTLATYGNAGWLREQVCIYMCPYARFQSVMFDKDTLIVSYDPRRGEVRGPRKKGIDYKAQGLGDCIDCTMCVQVCPTGIDIRDGLQIECIGCAACIDACDNIMDKMEYPRGLISYTTEHNLSGQKTHKLRPRLIGYALVLLTMIGLLAGAFFMRSLVGFDVSKDRVLFRENAEGRIENVYSLKIMNKDQRDHTYVLDAAGLPDLKLQGRREIKVAAGDIVSMPVELSSAPEQLPSSTNEVKFILTDADDDSVRIEAKSRFIGPQVR
- the ccoP gene encoding cytochrome-c oxidase, cbb3-type subunit III — translated: MTTFWSLYVTVLSLGTIFALTWLLLSTRKGQRAEQTDETVGHSFDGIEEYDNPLPKWWFMLFVGTIIFALGYLALYPGLGNWKGLLPGYNYLDNDKQTPFANGQTGWTGVHEWEKEMAKSEAKFGPIFAKFAAMPIEEVAKDPQALKMGGRLFASNCSVCHGSDAKGAYGFPNLTDADWRWGGEPATIKETIMKGRHAVMPAWAEVIGEQGVADVAGFVVTNLDGRKLPEGAKADVANGAKLFAANCVACHGPAGKGTPAMGAPDLTHPGAFIYGSSYAQLQQTIRYGRQGQMPAQELLQGNDKVHLLAAYVYSLSHGDKSADTE
- a CDS encoding CcoQ/FixQ family Cbb3-type cytochrome c oxidase assembly chaperone, which produces MDIGMIRGLGTVVVMVAFIGLALWVFSPRRKSEFDDATMLPFADDPEAIKHVEQASRSNKE